Proteins encoded within one genomic window of Bombus terrestris chromosome 11, iyBomTerr1.2, whole genome shotgun sequence:
- the LOC100650168 gene encoding ubiquitin carboxyl-terminal hydrolase CYLD isoform X1, whose translation MEKRNSSNKEDRQISQYFVAKQNTILMRMSSECDKNVNTLRLGMLVEAVEDLGDSALKVRVIDTTGSEIWRGTEWRCHKFDLISVTPEVWKFLPAVSVPQERVRLANYKHLCEELMSLEINDTVWYCADPSGCTKFLAIIKYIGPVPQLGQGYYFGLDLLDGDQLSKTALVSNEYFVSTHSEGRFATLSNIFPIKPGGPTGLAKPDKNSCIKTETSNNYTNDKKKSVLDTIPPVLLERFTLYDDNKNNNRDQRSMSKEYHQSIKSTTHENDSNVAKNTTTHGNTLEKNENKKCGRTENLDLIVGSNVKVLLDSDVHYGIIRWIGTPLGITPGKLMAAVELDDNHPSGTDGTYKDVRYFHCRPHRAVFTDLDQCSQYDVIAKIDDPTTSMSTDNFGNMESSVIVGMVRPISVKGNLESICGKYRGIQGHHNSCYLDATLFSMFTFTSVFDNLLFRPPNEKDCPQYEEVQRVLREEIVNPLRKNMFVRADRVMKLRTLLEKLSSVSGLTSEEKDPEEFLTSLVAQILNAEPFLKLSSGQDAYHYQLFVEKDDHLNLPTVQQLLEQSFLTSNIRLKEVPSCLIIQMPRFGKSFKMYQKIQPTLLLDVTDIIEDSPRQCTVCGKLAEYECKECYGQCGVGLESIAFCLQCLEKVHRHERRTNHEPKKLIVPMEFAILQEHCLIPRLYLELSAVVCIETSHYVCFVKCGSGSEAPWCFFDSMADRKGEQNGYNIPEMVPCPDFPYWLSEEGGNYLTELTDDRHLPEHAKRLLCDAYMCMYQSPDVMMYK comes from the exons ATGGAAAAGCGGAATTCCAGTAATAAAGAAGACCGACAGATTTCACAGTATTTTGTCGCCAAGCAAAATACCATTCTCATGCGTATGTCCAGTGAATGTGACAAAAATGTCAATACATTACGTCTCGGCATGCTGGTCGAAGCTGTCGAAGATTTAGGAGATAGCGCACTCAAAGTACGCGTGATTGATACGACAGGATCCGAAATTTGGCGTGGTACAGAATGGCGATGCCACAAATTTGATCTGATTTCTGTTACACCAGAAGTATGGAAATTTCTACCTGCTGTGTCAGTCCCTCAAGAGAGGGTTCGCTTGGCAAATTACAAACACTTATGCGAAGAACTTATGAGTCTAGAAATAAATGACACTGTTTGGTATTGTGCTGATCCCTCGGGATGTACTAAATTTTTGGCTATTATTAAGTATATTGGACCTGTGCCACAGCTTGGGCAAGGGTATTATTTTGGCCTTGATTTGTTG GATGGCGATCAACTATCTAAAACTGCTTTAGTAAGCAacgaatattttgtttctaCTCACTCTGAAGGAAGATTTGCTACACTAAGTAATATTTTCCCAATAAAACCTGGAGGTCCTACAGGTCTTGCAAAACCAGATAAAA attCTTGTATAAAGACTGAAACAAGCAATAATTACACAAATGATAAGAAAAAATCTGTATTGGATACAATACCACCTGTCTTATTAGAAAGATTTACTCTATatgatgataataaaaataataatagagacCAAAGATCTATGTCAAAAGAATATCATCAATCAATAAAATCAACAACACATGAAAATGACAGCAATGTAGCCAAGAATACCACCACCCAtg GTAATACActtgaaaagaatgaaaataaaaaatgtggaCGAACAGAAAACTTAGATTTAATTGTGGGTTCAAATGTGAAAGTACTGTTGGATTCTGATGTACACTATGGAATTATTCGTTGGATTGGAACTCCACTTGGTATTACTCCTGGTAAATTGATGGCAGCTGTAGAATTG gaTGATAATCACCCATCTGGTACTGATGGAACATATAAAGATGTAAGATATTTCCATTGTCGACCTCACAGAGCTGTTTTCACGGATCTTGATCAATGTTCACAATATGATGTCATA gcaAAAATTGATGATCCAACAACATCGATGAGTACAGATAATTTCGGAAATATGGAAAGCTCTGTTATTGTTGGTATGGTACGACCTATTTCTGTAAAAGGAAATTTGGAAAGTATTTGTGGAAAATATCGAGGAATTCAAGGTCATCACAATTCGTGCTACTTGGATGCTACTCTTTTCAGCATGTTCACATTTACTAGCGTTTTTGATAATCTTTTATTTAG ACCACCAAATGAAAAAGATTGTCCACAGTACGAAGAAGTACAAAGGGTACTACGCGAAGAAATTGTAAATCCACTTAGGAAAAATATGTTTGTAAGGGCAGATCGGGTGATGAAGCTCCGGACTTTACTTGAAAAATTATCGTCTGTGTCCGGGCTCACTAGTGAAGAAAAAG ATCCTGAAGAATTTTTAACGTCCCTGGTTGCTCAAATTCTGAATGCTGAACCATTTCTTAAATTAAGCTCTGGTCAAGATGCATATCATTATCAACTTTTTGTCGAAAAAGACGATCACTTAAATCTTCCAACTGTTCAGCAACTATTAGAACAGAGTTTTCTTACGAGTAATATAAGATTAAAAGAAGTTCCTTCGTGTCTTATTATACAAATGCCACGGTTTGGAAAATCATTCAAGATGTATCAGAAAATTCAACCTACATTATTACTTGATGTAACGGATATAATCGAGGATT CTCCAAGGCAATGTACCGTTTGCGGAAAACTGGCGGAATACGAATGTAAAGAGTGCTATGGACAATGTGGCGTTGGACTTGAAAGCATTGCTTTCTGTTTGCAATGTTTAGAAAAG gTGCATCGACATGAACGAAGAACAAATCATGAACCAAAGAAGCTTATAGTACCAATGGAGTTCGCTATTTTACAAGAACATTGTTTGATCCCACgattatatttagaattatCGGCTGTAGTTTGCATTGAAACTTCCCACTATGTGTGTTTCGTAAAATGTGGCTCTGGTTCGGAAGCGCCGTGGTGCTTTTTTGATTCTATGGCTGATAGGAAAG GGGAACAAAACGGTTACAATATACCGGAAATGGTTCCATGTCCGGATTTTCCATATTGGTTAAGCGAAGAAGGTGGAAATTACCTAACTGAATTGACAGACGACCGTCATCTACCGGAACATGCAAAACGACTGTTATGCGATGCATATATGTGCATGTATCAATCTCCTGATGTTATGATGTACAAATAA
- the LOC100650168 gene encoding ubiquitin carboxyl-terminal hydrolase CYLD isoform X2 gives MEKRNSSNKEDRQISQYFVAKQNTILMRMSSECDKNVNTLRLGMLVEAVEDLGDSALKVRVIDTTGSEIWRGTEWRCHKFDLISVTPEVWKFLPAVSVPQERVRLANYKHLCEELMSLEINDTVWYCADPSGCTKFLAIIKYIGPVPQLGQGYYFGLDLLDGDQLSKTALVSNEYFVSTHSEGRFATLSNIFPIKPGGPTGLAKPDKNSCIKTETSNNYTNDKKKSVLDTIPPVLLERFTLYDDNKNNNRDQRSMSKEYHQSIKSTTHENDSNVAKNTTTHGNTLEKNENKKCGRTENLDLIVGSNVKVLLDSDVHYGIIRWIGTPLGITPGKLMAAVELDDNHPSGTDGTYKDVRYFHCRPHRAVFTDLDQCSQYDVIAKIDDPTTSMSTDNFGNMESSVIVGMVRPISVKGNLESICGKYRGIQGHHNSCYLDATLFSMFTFTSVFDNLLFRPPNEKDCPQYEEVQRVLREEIVNPLRKNMFVRADRVMKLRTLLEKLSSVSGLTSEEKDPEEFLTSLVAQILNAEPFLKLSSGQDAYHYQLFVEKDDHLNLPTVQQLLEQSFLTSNIRLKEVPSCLIIQMPRFGKSFKMYQKIQPTLLLDVTDIIEDSPRQCTVCGKLAEYECKECYGQCGVGLESIAFCLQCLEKKF, from the exons ATGGAAAAGCGGAATTCCAGTAATAAAGAAGACCGACAGATTTCACAGTATTTTGTCGCCAAGCAAAATACCATTCTCATGCGTATGTCCAGTGAATGTGACAAAAATGTCAATACATTACGTCTCGGCATGCTGGTCGAAGCTGTCGAAGATTTAGGAGATAGCGCACTCAAAGTACGCGTGATTGATACGACAGGATCCGAAATTTGGCGTGGTACAGAATGGCGATGCCACAAATTTGATCTGATTTCTGTTACACCAGAAGTATGGAAATTTCTACCTGCTGTGTCAGTCCCTCAAGAGAGGGTTCGCTTGGCAAATTACAAACACTTATGCGAAGAACTTATGAGTCTAGAAATAAATGACACTGTTTGGTATTGTGCTGATCCCTCGGGATGTACTAAATTTTTGGCTATTATTAAGTATATTGGACCTGTGCCACAGCTTGGGCAAGGGTATTATTTTGGCCTTGATTTGTTG GATGGCGATCAACTATCTAAAACTGCTTTAGTAAGCAacgaatattttgtttctaCTCACTCTGAAGGAAGATTTGCTACACTAAGTAATATTTTCCCAATAAAACCTGGAGGTCCTACAGGTCTTGCAAAACCAGATAAAA attCTTGTATAAAGACTGAAACAAGCAATAATTACACAAATGATAAGAAAAAATCTGTATTGGATACAATACCACCTGTCTTATTAGAAAGATTTACTCTATatgatgataataaaaataataatagagacCAAAGATCTATGTCAAAAGAATATCATCAATCAATAAAATCAACAACACATGAAAATGACAGCAATGTAGCCAAGAATACCACCACCCAtg GTAATACActtgaaaagaatgaaaataaaaaatgtggaCGAACAGAAAACTTAGATTTAATTGTGGGTTCAAATGTGAAAGTACTGTTGGATTCTGATGTACACTATGGAATTATTCGTTGGATTGGAACTCCACTTGGTATTACTCCTGGTAAATTGATGGCAGCTGTAGAATTG gaTGATAATCACCCATCTGGTACTGATGGAACATATAAAGATGTAAGATATTTCCATTGTCGACCTCACAGAGCTGTTTTCACGGATCTTGATCAATGTTCACAATATGATGTCATA gcaAAAATTGATGATCCAACAACATCGATGAGTACAGATAATTTCGGAAATATGGAAAGCTCTGTTATTGTTGGTATGGTACGACCTATTTCTGTAAAAGGAAATTTGGAAAGTATTTGTGGAAAATATCGAGGAATTCAAGGTCATCACAATTCGTGCTACTTGGATGCTACTCTTTTCAGCATGTTCACATTTACTAGCGTTTTTGATAATCTTTTATTTAG ACCACCAAATGAAAAAGATTGTCCACAGTACGAAGAAGTACAAAGGGTACTACGCGAAGAAATTGTAAATCCACTTAGGAAAAATATGTTTGTAAGGGCAGATCGGGTGATGAAGCTCCGGACTTTACTTGAAAAATTATCGTCTGTGTCCGGGCTCACTAGTGAAGAAAAAG ATCCTGAAGAATTTTTAACGTCCCTGGTTGCTCAAATTCTGAATGCTGAACCATTTCTTAAATTAAGCTCTGGTCAAGATGCATATCATTATCAACTTTTTGTCGAAAAAGACGATCACTTAAATCTTCCAACTGTTCAGCAACTATTAGAACAGAGTTTTCTTACGAGTAATATAAGATTAAAAGAAGTTCCTTCGTGTCTTATTATACAAATGCCACGGTTTGGAAAATCATTCAAGATGTATCAGAAAATTCAACCTACATTATTACTTGATGTAACGGATATAATCGAGGATT CTCCAAGGCAATGTACCGTTTGCGGAAAACTGGCGGAATACGAATGTAAAGAGTGCTATGGACAATGTGGCGTTGGACTTGAAAGCATTGCTTTCTGTTTGCAATGTTTAGAAAAG aagttttaa